Proteins from one Loktanella sp. M215 genomic window:
- a CDS encoding endonuclease/exonuclease/phosphatase family protein — MLRDLGRDDAQIDATVAIVAQVDPDILLLTDVDYDLDGVALQATADRMGFAHSFALLPNSGMATGLDLDGNGRIGEARDAQGWGKFSGDGGMGLLSHWPIDADAVQDLSTLLWRDVPGATLPQGPLWSDAVAAVQRLSTTGHWIVPVLAPGGPVDIMAFSATPPVFDGPEDRNGLRNRDELRLWTQVLEGAFGVAPQDFVVLGNANLDPADGEGLHDAMQAFLADPRLTDPRPASPGGKAAADPDQSGDPALDTADWPDGAPGNLRVDYALPAATWTVTGAGVFWPDPADPDAALAQTAGPHRLVWVDLRR; from the coding sequence ATGCTGCGCGATCTGGGGCGCGATGACGCGCAGATCGACGCGACCGTGGCGATCGTGGCGCAGGTGGACCCCGATATCCTGCTGCTGACCGACGTGGATTACGACCTTGACGGTGTGGCGCTGCAGGCGACGGCCGATCGCATGGGGTTTGCCCACAGCTTTGCACTATTGCCCAACTCCGGCATGGCGACCGGCCTTGATCTGGACGGCAATGGCCGCATCGGCGAGGCGCGCGATGCCCAAGGATGGGGCAAGTTCAGCGGCGACGGCGGCATGGGTCTGCTGTCGCACTGGCCGATTGATGCAGACGCGGTGCAGGACCTGTCGACCCTGCTGTGGCGCGACGTGCCGGGGGCAACCTTGCCGCAGGGTCCGCTGTGGTCTGACGCGGTCGCGGCGGTGCAGCGCCTGTCCACCACCGGGCACTGGATCGTGCCCGTGCTGGCGCCGGGCGGGCCGGTGGACATCATGGCCTTTTCCGCGACACCGCCGGTCTTTGACGGACCCGAGGATCGCAACGGGCTGCGCAACCGCGATGAATTGCGGCTGTGGACGCAGGTGCTGGAGGGTGCGTTCGGGGTTGCGCCGCAGGATTTCGTCGTGCTGGGCAACGCCAATCTGGACCCCGCGGACGGAGAGGGCCTGCACGACGCGATGCAGGCGTTTCTGGCCGATCCGCGCCTGACGGACCCCCGGCCTGCCAGTCCCGGTGGCAAAGCTGCCGCCGACCCGGACCAAAGCGGCGATCCCGCACTGGATACCGCCGACTGGCCGGACGGCGCACCCGGCAATCTGCGGGTCGACTATGCCCTGCCCGCCGCAACATGGACCGTGACCGGTGCCGGTGTCTTCTGGCCCGACCCCGCCGATCCCGATGCGGCGCTGGCGCAGACGGCGGGGCCGCACCGGCTGGTCTGGGTCGATCTGCGGCGCTGA
- the leuB gene encoding 3-isopropylmalate dehydrogenase, producing the protein MSNPTLLILAGDGIGPEVMNEVKRIITWYGDKRDMPFDVTEDLVGGCAYDKHGTPLADATMAKAQEVDAVLLGAVGGPKYDDLDFSVKPERGLLRLRKEMDLFSNLRPAQCFDALADFSSLKREIVAGLDIMIVRELTSGVYFGEPRGIHVEGNERVGVNTQRYTESEIARVARSAFELARRRSNKVCSMEKANVMESGVLWRQVVTEIHEKEYSDVQLSHMYADNGAMQLVRNPKQFDVIVTDNLFGDLLSDAAAMLTGSLGMLPSASLGLPMANGRPKALYEPVHGSAPDITGQGKANPIACILSFAMALRYSFDAGAEADRLEAAVEKVLADGARTADLLGPDGGTPISTTEMGDAILAALDASL; encoded by the coding sequence ATGTCGAACCCTACCCTCCTCATCCTCGCCGGTGACGGCATCGGCCCGGAAGTCATGAACGAGGTGAAGCGCATCATCACCTGGTACGGCGACAAGCGCGACATGCCCTTCGACGTGACCGAGGATCTGGTCGGCGGCTGCGCCTACGACAAGCACGGCACGCCTCTGGCGGACGCGACGATGGCCAAGGCGCAAGAGGTCGATGCCGTCCTGCTGGGCGCCGTGGGCGGGCCGAAGTACGACGATCTGGATTTCAGCGTGAAGCCGGAACGCGGCCTGCTGCGCCTGCGCAAGGAGATGGACCTGTTTTCCAACCTGCGCCCGGCGCAGTGCTTTGACGCGTTGGCGGATTTCTCGTCGCTGAAGCGCGAGATCGTCGCGGGTCTGGACATCATGATCGTGCGCGAACTGACATCCGGCGTCTATTTCGGCGAGCCGCGCGGCATCCATGTCGAGGGTAACGAGCGGGTCGGCGTGAACACCCAGCGTTACACGGAATCCGAGATCGCCCGCGTGGCGCGGTCGGCGTTCGAGCTGGCGCGCCGGCGCAGCAACAAGGTCTGCTCGATGGAGAAGGCCAACGTGATGGAATCCGGCGTGCTGTGGCGGCAGGTCGTGACCGAGATCCACGAGAAGGAATACAGCGACGTCCAGCTGTCCCACATGTATGCGGACAATGGTGCGATGCAGCTGGTGCGCAATCCCAAGCAGTTCGACGTGATCGTGACCGACAACCTGTTCGGTGACCTGCTGTCGGATGCTGCCGCGATGCTGACCGGTTCGCTGGGCATGCTGCCGTCCGCGTCCCTTGGCCTGCCGATGGCGAACGGGCGGCCCAAGGCGCTGTATGAACCGGTCCACGGATCGGCCCCCGACATCACCGGGCAGGGCAAGGCGAACCCCATCGCCTGCATCCTGTCGTTCGCGATGGCCCTGCGCTACAGTTTTGACGCGGGCGCCGAGGCGGATCGTCTGGAAGCGGCTGTTGAAAAGGTGCTCGCCGATGGCGCGCGCACGGCCGACCTGCTGGGCCCCGATGGCGGCACACCGATCAGCACGACCGAAATGGGCGATGCGATTCTGGCAGCGCTGGACGCAAGCCTGTAG
- a CDS encoding DMT family transporter: MSSNARGALLALLAFGIFATHDVLIKVLGGSYSPIQIVFFSVTLAFPLATVSLMRDNNPGTLRPRHPWWMLLRTIAAIVTGFCAFYAFTVLPLAQVYAILFASPLLITILAVPILGETVRLRRGLAVLVGLVGVLVVLRPGSTVLQLGHGAALLSAIGGSLGSIIVRKIGADERPVVLMLFPMLGNFVVMGSALAFVYQPMPIAHIGMLAVISVFAFIAGLLVIAAYKAGEAVIVAPMQYSQILWATAYGMLFFDETPDGATVLGAGIIIASGLYIVLRESRSTDSGTPVLRTRGRFETGTFLRPRPRELDAAAPEPRKVPDTAPSARARPHMRGLPGRVPPVAEPRRTDSD, from the coding sequence ATGTCTTCTAACGCGCGCGGTGCCTTGCTGGCCCTGCTGGCCTTCGGCATTTTTGCCACCCACGACGTTCTGATCAAGGTGCTGGGCGGAAGCTATTCGCCCATCCAGATCGTGTTCTTTTCGGTGACGCTGGCCTTTCCATTGGCGACCGTATCGCTGATGCGGGACAATAATCCCGGCACCCTGCGGCCGCGCCATCCGTGGTGGATGCTGCTGCGCACCATTGCCGCCATCGTGACCGGGTTCTGCGCCTTCTACGCCTTTACCGTGCTGCCGCTGGCGCAGGTCTACGCGATCCTCTTTGCCTCGCCGCTGCTGATCACGATCCTTGCGGTTCCGATCCTTGGTGAAACCGTGCGCCTGCGGCGGGGGCTGGCGGTGCTGGTCGGTCTGGTCGGCGTGCTGGTCGTCCTGCGCCCCGGCAGCACCGTGCTGCAACTGGGGCATGGGGCGGCGCTGCTGTCGGCCATCGGCGGGTCGCTGGGGTCAATCATCGTGCGCAAGATCGGCGCGGACGAGCGGCCCGTCGTGCTGATGCTGTTCCCGATGCTGGGCAACTTCGTCGTCATGGGATCGGCGCTGGCCTTCGTCTATCAGCCGATGCCGATTGCCCATATCGGGATGCTGGCGGTGATTTCGGTCTTTGCCTTCATCGCGGGCCTGCTGGTCATCGCCGCCTACAAGGCGGGCGAGGCGGTCATCGTCGCACCGATGCAGTACAGCCAGATCCTGTGGGCCACCGCCTACGGCATGCTGTTCTTTGACGAGACGCCGGACGGTGCGACGGTGCTGGGCGCGGGGATCATCATCGCATCCGGCCTTTACATCGTCTTGCGGGAAAGCCGGTCGACGGACAGCGGAACACCCGTCCTGCGCACCCGCGGCCGGTTCGAGACGGGCACGTTCCTGCGCCCGCGCCCGCGCGAACTGGACGCAGCCGCACCCGAACCGCGCAAGGTGCCGGATACCGCACCCTCGGCCCGCGCCCGGCCCCATATGCGCGGCCTGCCGGGCCGCGTGCCACCGGTTGCGGAACCGCGCAGGACCGACAGCGATTAG
- a CDS encoding phospholipase D-like domain-containing protein: MSWLTTHAEIVLISFLVLAAAAYLLQQRRSPQSTAAWLLFLIVAPYFAIPIFVGLGVRKRASGPGALTLRETTDGAPLNDIDEILRSYHLPGALPGHDFTLLDRPETAKAALFDIVRGAQTRIDALFYIVANDAIGRDFVAALTERAQNGVKVRLVIDRLGTLFPPRRALKQLEAAGGEVHFFSPFVQPPMRGHLNLRNHRKILVVDNVKVFGGGMNVGEEYLGTGRDVWADLAFTLTGPAVGSFDDVFASDWDGTGGDPIAVAPVPPQGAGKTVAQLAPSGPDLRHDGLHDMLVNAIHRANRRVWIATPYFLPTDTLAEALSIAGRRGVDVKLMMPRKSNQRIADFARGAYMRELQRAKCSVLLYQPGMLHAKAGIIDDTAYVGSLNFDVRSMLLNFEDALILHDRDSVACLADWFNGKTADCATGIPDARALRRISEGLFRIGAPML; encoded by the coding sequence ATGAGCTGGCTGACGACCCACGCCGAAATCGTTCTGATCAGCTTTCTGGTGCTGGCGGCGGCGGCTTACCTGCTGCAGCAACGCCGGTCGCCGCAATCCACGGCGGCCTGGCTGCTGTTCCTGATCGTGGCCCCCTATTTTGCCATTCCGATCTTTGTCGGCCTGGGCGTGCGCAAACGCGCCTCTGGTCCCGGCGCGCTGACCCTGCGCGAGACGACCGACGGCGCACCGCTGAACGACATCGACGAAATCCTGCGGTCCTATCACCTGCCGGGGGCGCTGCCGGGACACGATTTCACGCTGCTCGACCGGCCAGAGACGGCAAAAGCCGCCCTGTTCGACATCGTGCGCGGCGCACAGACCCGGATCGACGCCTTGTTCTATATCGTGGCCAACGACGCCATTGGCCGTGATTTCGTCGCAGCGCTGACGGAACGGGCGCAGAACGGCGTCAAGGTCAGGCTGGTGATCGACCGTCTTGGCACGCTTTTCCCGCCGCGCCGCGCCTTGAAGCAACTGGAAGCCGCCGGCGGCGAAGTGCATTTCTTTTCACCCTTCGTGCAGCCGCCGATGCGGGGCCACCTGAACCTGCGCAACCATCGCAAGATCCTTGTGGTGGACAACGTCAAGGTCTTCGGCGGCGGCATGAACGTGGGCGAGGAATACCTTGGCACCGGTCGGGATGTCTGGGCGGACCTTGCCTTTACCCTGACCGGGCCGGCGGTCGGCAGCTTTGACGATGTCTTTGCGTCGGACTGGGACGGGACCGGCGGTGATCCGATCGCGGTCGCGCCCGTTCCGCCGCAGGGGGCTGGCAAGACGGTGGCGCAACTCGCCCCCTCCGGGCCCGATCTGCGGCACGACGGGCTGCACGACATGCTGGTGAACGCCATCCACCGGGCGAACCGCCGGGTCTGGATCGCCACGCCCTATTTCCTGCCCACCGACACGCTGGCCGAGGCGCTGTCCATCGCGGGGCGGCGCGGTGTGGATGTAAAGCTGATGATGCCGCGCAAGTCGAACCAGCGGATCGCGGATTTCGCCCGCGGGGCCTATATGCGCGAATTGCAGCGGGCCAAATGCAGCGTTCTGCTGTATCAACCGGGCATGCTGCATGCCAAGGCGGGAATCATCGACGATACGGCCTACGTGGGGTCGCTGAACTTTGACGTGCGCAGCATGCTGCTGAATTTCGAGGATGCGCTGATCCTGCACGATCGGGACAGCGTGGCCTGCCTTGCGGACTGGTTCAACGGCAAGACCGCCGACTGCGCGACGGGGATTCCGGACGCCCGCGCCCTGCGCCGCATCAGCGAGGGCCTGTTCCGCATCGGGGCGCCCATGCTGTGA
- a CDS encoding endonuclease/exonuclease/phosphatase family protein, protein MTGAGLHIVSYNIRKAIGTDRRRDPHRILSVLKDAQADIVILQEADLRLGQRPSALPRDRIGDTGLSAVEVATSAVSLGWHGNAILVRPDWPVLSVDRIILPGLEPRGAVTAVVTTPMGPLRVIGAHLGLLRRSRQGQQHALVDWMAAGDDIPTVVAGDLNEWSARRGLGPLSQVFDLHSPGHSFHARWRLAPLDRIGLSRDLSLDRIDMLDTAMTRAASDHLPIRATVRLRHAAP, encoded by the coding sequence GTGACGGGGGCCGGACTGCATATCGTCAGCTATAACATCCGCAAGGCGATCGGGACCGACCGCCGTCGCGATCCGCACCGTATCCTGAGTGTGCTGAAGGATGCGCAGGCGGATATCGTCATCCTGCAAGAGGCGGATCTGCGGCTGGGGCAGCGCCCCTCTGCCCTGCCGCGCGACCGGATCGGGGATACCGGCCTGTCGGCGGTCGAGGTCGCGACAAGCGCCGTCAGTCTGGGCTGGCATGGCAATGCGATCCTCGTGCGCCCCGACTGGCCGGTGCTGTCGGTGGACCGGATCATCCTGCCGGGGCTGGAGCCGCGCGGCGCCGTCACGGCGGTCGTCACCACGCCGATGGGGCCGCTGCGCGTGATCGGGGCGCATCTGGGTTTGCTGCGCCGGTCCCGGCAGGGCCAGCAGCACGCGCTGGTCGACTGGATGGCTGCGGGTGACGACATCCCGACGGTGGTCGCGGGCGATCTGAACGAATGGTCGGCGCGCCGGGGGCTGGGGCCGCTGTCGCAGGTCTTCGATCTGCATTCGCCGGGCCATTCCTTTCACGCGCGCTGGCGGCTGGCGCCGCTGGACCGGATCGGCCTGTCGCGTGATCTGTCGCTGGACCGGATCGACATGCTCGACACCGCCATGACCCGCGCCGCATCGGACCATCTGCCGATCCGCGCCACCGTCCGCCTGCGGCACGCCGCGCCGTAG
- a CDS encoding ribonuclease D, with product MTNHLYHDDLPDGLDLGSVVAIDCETLGLIPRRDRLCLIQLSGGDGHCHLVQVAPDRAPAPNLCRMLADPAVTKLFHFGRFDIAALYNAYGVLCTPVWCTKIASKLVRTYTDRHGLKELLREMVGVDISKHQQQSDWGATDLTAAQLDYAASDVLHLHRLKAVLEERLAREGRTDLAQACFDFLPTRARLDLAGWAEPDVFAH from the coding sequence ATGACCAACCATCTTTACCACGATGACCTGCCCGATGGGCTGGACCTGGGTTCCGTGGTCGCCATCGACTGCGAGACGCTGGGCCTGATCCCGCGCCGCGACCGGCTGTGCCTGATCCAGCTGTCCGGCGGCGACGGACACTGCCATCTGGTGCAGGTCGCCCCCGACCGTGCGCCCGCGCCCAACCTGTGCCGGATGCTGGCGGACCCTGCGGTGACCAAGCTGTTCCACTTCGGCCGCTTCGATATCGCGGCACTTTACAACGCCTACGGTGTACTGTGCACGCCGGTCTGGTGCACCAAGATCGCGTCCAAACTGGTCCGCACCTATACCGACCGCCACGGCCTGAAAGAGCTTTTGCGCGAGATGGTCGGTGTGGATATCAGCAAGCACCAGCAGCAAAGCGACTGGGGTGCAACTGATCTGACGGCGGCCCAACTGGACTATGCCGCGTCCGACGTGCTGCACCTGCACCGCCTGAAAGCCGTGCTGGAGGAACGTCTGGCCCGCGAGGGGCGCACCGATCTGGCGCAGGCCTGTTTCGATTTCCTGCCGACGCGCGCGCGCCTCGACCTTGCGGGCTGGGCCGAGCCTGACGTGTTCGCGCACTGA
- a CDS encoding LptA/OstA family protein produces MTRFLAIVLTLCATPLLAQTNIDLGGIRADPNAPVEVTADNLKVDQDTGSAVFSGNVKIGQGDLRLAAPEVRVTYAATSGDITRLQASGGVTFATATEAAEAETADYNLADGMLTLDGAVLLTQGKSALSSDSMVVNLNTGTAQMSGRVKTVFQQDGNN; encoded by the coding sequence ATGACCCGATTCCTTGCCATCGTCCTGACGCTGTGCGCGACACCGCTGCTGGCGCAGACGAACATCGACCTTGGCGGTATCCGCGCCGACCCGAACGCGCCGGTCGAGGTGACCGCTGACAACCTGAAGGTCGATCAGGACACAGGATCAGCCGTGTTCAGCGGCAACGTCAAGATCGGGCAGGGCGACCTGCGGCTGGCGGCACCCGAGGTCCGCGTGACCTATGCCGCGACCAGCGGCGACATCACACGCCTGCAGGCCAGCGGCGGCGTGACCTTTGCCACGGCGACCGAGGCGGCAGAGGCCGAGACCGCGGATTACAACCTTGCCGACGGGATGCTGACACTGGATGGCGCGGTGCTGCTGACGCAGGGCAAAAGCGCGTTGTCGTCGGATTCGATGGTGGTCAACCTGAACACTGGCACTGCGCAGATGTCAGGCCGGGTCAAGACGGTGTTCCAGCAGGACGGCAACAACTGA
- the lptB gene encoding LPS export ABC transporter ATP-binding protein, whose product MPRDVGVDADTGGLRVTNLRKSYQKRPVIRDVSLHLGKGEVVALLGPNGSGKTTCFYLIAGLITLEGGQVTVDGEDVTTMPMYRRATRGIGYLPQEMSIFRGLTVEDNIKAVLEIAEPSKKRRRDRLEQLLSEFSIEHLRRAPAVALSGGERRRAEIARCLAAGPKYVLLDEPFAGVDPIAVAEIRHLVADLKNRGIGVLITDHNVQETLQIVDRAYILNDGKVLMSGTTDEVIRDENVQRVYLGKGFRVN is encoded by the coding sequence ATGCCCCGCGACGTTGGCGTGGACGCCGATACCGGCGGCCTGCGGGTCACCAACCTGCGCAAAAGCTATCAGAAGCGCCCCGTCATCCGCGACGTCAGCCTGCATCTGGGCAAGGGCGAGGTCGTGGCCCTGCTGGGGCCGAACGGGTCCGGCAAGACGACCTGCTTTTACCTGATCGCGGGCCTGATCACGCTGGAAGGCGGTCAGGTGACCGTCGACGGCGAAGACGTGACGACGATGCCGATGTACCGCCGTGCCACCCGCGGCATCGGCTATCTGCCGCAGGAAATGTCGATCTTTCGCGGATTGACGGTCGAGGACAACATCAAGGCCGTGCTGGAAATCGCGGAACCCAGCAAGAAGCGCAGGCGGGACCGGCTGGAACAGCTTCTGTCCGAATTTTCGATCGAGCATCTGCGCCGCGCGCCCGCCGTGGCGCTGTCGGGGGGCGAGCGCAGGCGCGCGGAAATCGCGCGCTGTCTGGCGGCGGGGCCGAAATACGTGCTGCTGGACGAACCCTTTGCAGGTGTCGATCCGATTGCCGTGGCCGAGATCAGGCACCTTGTGGCGGACCTGAAGAACCGCGGCATCGGTGTGCTGATCACCGACCACAACGTGCAGGAAACCCTGCAGATCGTCGACCGGGCCTATATCCTGAACGACGGCAAGGTCCTGATGAGCGGCACCACCGACGAGGTGATCCGCGACGAGAACGTGCAGCGGGTCTATCTGGGCAAGGGATTCCGCGTCAATTGA
- the hpf gene encoding ribosome hibernation-promoting factor, HPF/YfiA family, with translation MRYQISGKQIDIGAALQTHVETEMGETLAKYAGRPTEAYIVFSKSGHEHVAESVVHLSTGLTVQATGKDPEIYAAFDACCEKMDKQLRRYKRRLKDHQRDRPDPVEVSGGGSYILAATKDDSDEDEQVSDAPVIVAETEAKIPSISVSEAVMQMELANSHVMVFRNEKQGRINVVYKRDDGNIGWIDPHDAA, from the coding sequence ATGCGGTATCAGATCAGCGGAAAACAGATCGACATCGGCGCGGCCCTGCAGACCCACGTTGAAACCGAGATGGGCGAAACGCTGGCGAAATACGCCGGACGACCCACCGAGGCTTATATCGTCTTCTCCAAATCCGGGCACGAACATGTGGCGGAATCCGTGGTGCACCTGTCCACGGGCCTGACCGTGCAGGCCACGGGCAAGGACCCGGAAATCTACGCCGCCTTCGACGCCTGCTGCGAGAAGATGGACAAACAGTTGCGCAGATACAAGCGTCGGCTGAAGGATCACCAGCGTGATCGCCCCGACCCGGTTGAAGTTTCGGGCGGTGGGTCGTATATCCTTGCAGCAACAAAGGATGACAGCGACGAGGACGAGCAGGTCAGCGACGCACCGGTGATCGTGGCAGAGACAGAGGCAAAGATCCCCTCGATCTCGGTCAGCGAAGCCGTGATGCAGATGGAGCTGGCCAATAGTCACGTCATGGTCTTCCGCAACGAAAAGCAAGGCCGCATCAACGTGGTCTACAAGCGCGACGATGGGAATATCGGCTGGATCGACCCGCACGACGCGGCCTGA
- a CDS encoding PTS sugar transporter subunit IIA → MQLADILKQGAVKILGGCTSKKRLFHDLGALAEQSYLTPAGDVIDALIEREGLGPTGVGHGIALPHARLSDVDKVHGIFLRLEKPLNFDSVDRQPVDLIFALLAPEEAGVEHLRALALVSRTMRNPDICAKLRANNDPSTLYAILTENRSSQAA, encoded by the coding sequence ATGCAACTGGCCGACATCCTCAAGCAAGGCGCCGTCAAGATCCTCGGCGGCTGTACAAGCAAGAAGCGACTGTTTCACGATCTGGGTGCATTGGCCGAACAATCCTATCTCACGCCCGCCGGTGACGTGATCGACGCGCTGATCGAGCGTGAAGGTCTGGGTCCGACCGGCGTGGGGCATGGCATCGCCCTGCCCCACGCCCGCCTGTCGGATGTCGACAAGGTGCACGGCATCTTTCTGCGGCTGGAAAAGCCGCTGAATTTCGATTCCGTCGACCGGCAGCCCGTCGACCTGATCTTTGCCCTGCTGGCCCCCGAAGAAGCGGGGGTCGAACATCTGCGCGCGCTGGCACTGGTGTCTCGCACGATGCGCAACCCCGACATCTGCGCCAAGCTGCGGGCCAACAATGATCCATCCACGCTTTATGCGATCCTGACGGAAAACCGGTCGTCGCAGGCGGCCTGA
- a CDS encoding sulfotransferase domain-containing protein, protein MSKFDYFVVFAEMRTGSNFLEANLNMFDGLACLGEAFNPHFIGYPNSSDVLGVTQPDREADPQALIDRIKAAPGLNGFRFFNDHDSRVLDIALTDPRCAKIVLTRNPVDSFVSWKIAKSTGQWKLTNVTHAKSHQVPFDAAEFEGHMAALQAFQTLILNTLQRSGQTAFYVAYEDLQDIGVMNGLALWLGVDSHITALNKKLKKQNPDPMADKVANFAQMEQALARMDRFNLTRTPNFEPRRGPLIPTYVAAAHSPLLYMPLKSGPTDAVQDWLAALDQVGVADLKTGFSQKTLRDWLRQHAGHRKFTVVRHPVVWAHTAFCDRIVASGKGSFAEIRATLRKVHGVEVPDGGPVPETDVVYDMKAHRTAFLSFLKFLRNNLSAQTAVRTDAAWASQLSLLQGMADFGLADVIAREHTLRGDLARLAGQIGRTTMPPLSERTDPLSARLALIYDDMVEQAAQDAYGRDYEAFGFGPLRA, encoded by the coding sequence GTGTCAAAATTCGATTACTTCGTCGTCTTCGCGGAAATGCGGACCGGGTCCAATTTCCTCGAAGCGAACCTGAACATGTTCGACGGCCTTGCCTGTCTGGGCGAGGCGTTCAATCCACATTTCATTGGCTACCCCAACAGCAGCGACGTGCTGGGCGTGACTCAGCCGGACCGAGAGGCCGATCCCCAGGCCCTGATCGACCGGATCAAGGCGGCCCCTGGCCTGAACGGGTTCCGGTTCTTCAACGATCACGACAGCCGCGTGCTGGACATCGCCCTGACCGATCCGCGCTGCGCCAAGATCGTGCTGACCCGCAACCCCGTCGACAGCTTCGTCAGCTGGAAGATCGCCAAATCCACCGGCCAGTGGAAGCTGACCAACGTCACCCACGCCAAAAGCCATCAGGTGCCTTTCGACGCAGCCGAATTCGAAGGGCACATGGCCGCGTTGCAGGCGTTCCAGACCCTGATCCTGAACACCCTGCAACGCAGCGGCCAGACGGCGTTCTACGTCGCCTACGAGGATTTGCAGGACATCGGGGTGATGAACGGCCTCGCCCTCTGGCTGGGCGTCGACAGCCACATCACGGCGCTGAACAAAAAGCTGAAAAAGCAGAACCCCGATCCGATGGCCGACAAGGTCGCCAATTTTGCCCAGATGGAACAGGCGCTGGCGCGGATGGACCGGTTCAACCTGACGCGCACGCCCAATTTCGAACCCCGCCGCGGGCCGCTGATCCCCACCTATGTCGCCGCCGCACACAGCCCGCTGCTGTATATGCCGCTGAAATCCGGGCCGACCGACGCGGTGCAGGACTGGCTGGCCGCGCTGGATCAGGTGGGCGTCGCGGACCTGAAAACCGGGTTCAGCCAGAAGACCCTGCGCGACTGGCTGCGCCAGCACGCGGGGCACCGCAAGTTCACCGTGGTCCGGCATCCCGTGGTCTGGGCGCATACGGCGTTCTGCGACCGCATCGTCGCCAGCGGCAAGGGCAGCTTTGCCGAGATTAGGGCCACCCTGCGCAAGGTCCACGGGGTCGAGGTGCCGGACGGCGGCCCGGTGCCCGAAACCGATGTCGTCTACGACATGAAGGCGCACCGCACGGCGTTCCTGTCCTTCCTGAAGTTCCTGCGCAACAACCTGTCCGCCCAGACAGCGGTCCGCACCGATGCCGCCTGGGCCTCGCAGCTTTCCCTGTTGCAGGGGATGGCCGATTTCGGTCTGGCGGACGTCATTGCGCGCGAACACACGCTGCGCGGCGACCTCGCCCGGCTGGCCGGTCAGATCGGGCGCACGACGATGCCACCGCTGTCGGAACGGACGGACCCGCTGTCCGCCCGTCTGGCGTTGATCTACGATGATATGGTCGAACAGGCGGCACAGGACGCCTATGGCCGCGATTACGAGGCCTTTGGCTTCGGTCCGCTGCGCGCCTGA